A window of the Virgibacillus pantothenticus genome harbors these coding sequences:
- a CDS encoding acyl-CoA dehydrogenase family protein: MKRTFLQEEHAIFRQSLRKFLEKEAAPYFADWEENQQIPRSFWQKAGEQGYLCSWAKEDYGGLETDFGYAVVLNEEFERIGTAMVGLGLHNDIVMPYIETYGTESQKRRWLPGAVKGEIISAIAMTEPEAGSDLAGIKTTAIRDGDSYIVNGEKTFITNGYTADVVIVVCKTDPYAKPAHKGISLIVAETGTPGFRKGKKLKKIGQHANDTCELIFEDARLPAENLLGEEGKGFYYLMEKLQQERLIVSMQSITAAKEMIDLTSDYVKQRKAFGRRISEFQNTQFQIAELYTEWQIGNVFVDRLIEKHMAGEQIVTEVSMAKWWTTDLVKKVAAICMQLHGGYGYMEEFEIARRYRDVAVSSIYAGSNEIMKMIIAKNIGLVERSF; this comes from the coding sequence ATGAAAAGAACTTTTTTACAGGAAGAACATGCTATATTTCGACAGTCGTTAAGAAAATTTTTAGAAAAAGAAGCAGCACCTTATTTTGCAGACTGGGAAGAAAATCAGCAAATTCCACGCTCATTTTGGCAAAAGGCGGGAGAACAAGGCTATCTCTGCTCATGGGCTAAAGAAGACTACGGTGGTCTCGAAACGGACTTTGGCTATGCGGTTGTGTTAAATGAAGAATTTGAACGAATCGGTACTGCGATGGTTGGACTAGGGCTACATAATGATATTGTAATGCCCTATATCGAAACGTATGGAACAGAGTCACAAAAAAGGAGGTGGCTGCCAGGAGCAGTTAAAGGTGAGATTATTTCTGCCATTGCCATGACTGAGCCTGAAGCTGGGTCAGACTTAGCTGGAATCAAAACTACTGCAATAAGGGACGGAGACTCTTATATTGTAAATGGAGAGAAAACCTTTATAACGAATGGCTATACGGCAGATGTAGTAATTGTCGTTTGTAAAACTGACCCATATGCGAAACCTGCTCATAAGGGGATTAGTTTAATTGTCGCAGAAACTGGAACCCCTGGTTTTCGAAAAGGGAAAAAACTAAAGAAGATTGGTCAGCATGCTAATGACACATGTGAATTAATTTTTGAGGATGCACGCCTACCGGCTGAAAATTTACTTGGGGAGGAAGGAAAGGGATTTTATTATTTAATGGAAAAGCTGCAACAAGAACGACTAATCGTTAGTATGCAGAGTATTACTGCTGCAAAGGAAATGATCGATTTAACAAGCGATTATGTGAAGCAGCGAAAAGCGTTTGGAAGAAGGATTAGTGAATTCCAAAATACACAATTCCAAATCGCAGAGCTGTATACGGAATGGCAAATTGGTAATGTGTTTGTTGACCGTTTAATTGAAAAACATATGGCAGGGGAACAGATTGTAACGGAAGTGTCGATGGCAAAGTGGTGGACGACCGATTTAGTAAAAAAAGTAGCTGCAATATGTATGCAGCTACACGGAGGATATGGTTATATGGAAGAATTTGAAATTGCGCGACGTTATCGGGATGTTGCAGTATCCTCCATTTATGCGGGTTCAAATGAAATTATGAAAATGATTATTGCGAAAAATATTGGTTTAGTGGAAAGGAGCTTTTAG
- a CDS encoding M20/M25/M40 family metallo-hydrolase produces the protein MQFKRQYATIKQIAEDIYYHPELGYKERRTRSQVMAYLKQINPNIKFDDFSITGFTTSLGNKQAQDLHVAFIAELDAVYAPTHMYADELTGAAHNCGHYTQIGIALALYQYLFTTEAYKELAYKLTFVFVPAEEYLDLNYRAELLKKGQISHYGGKPEAMSLGVFDDIDVGICVHAIGGEFSKRTIEINCDLAGFLYKKYAFEGKATHAGFDPFSSKNAYNMSTLFNTAIGLSRQQLKESEHVRINPIVMESDMSTNVVPNHIIVGTDLRTKSVAYLKETASKLDDAAKGSALALQGNVTIDTQMGYLPFIQDRYLSTFVEAAFHENNEIDELLNDNFISAAGDIGDLSFMMPCIQIGYSGFTGTIHGDDFIDVDPTFIYEVFPRFLVQVLQQMNGNIDKAKLYKRSYTAYRELIDSIVQNKMNLS, from the coding sequence ATGCAATTTAAACGACAATATGCAACTATCAAACAAATTGCTGAAGATATTTATTATCACCCTGAACTGGGATATAAAGAAAGGCGTACAAGAAGTCAAGTGATGGCTTATTTAAAACAAATAAATCCGAACATTAAATTTGACGATTTTAGCATCACCGGTTTTACCACGAGCTTAGGAAATAAACAAGCTCAAGATTTACATGTCGCTTTTATTGCTGAACTAGATGCTGTTTATGCACCTACGCATATGTATGCTGATGAACTTACAGGGGCTGCGCATAACTGCGGTCACTATACCCAGATAGGTATTGCACTAGCGCTGTACCAATATCTTTTTACAACGGAAGCCTACAAAGAATTAGCTTATAAACTGACGTTCGTATTTGTGCCTGCGGAAGAATACTTAGATTTAAATTATCGTGCTGAATTATTAAAAAAAGGTCAAATCAGTCATTATGGTGGAAAACCCGAGGCTATGAGCTTAGGCGTATTTGACGATATTGATGTTGGTATTTGCGTACATGCAATTGGTGGAGAATTTTCTAAACGGACGATAGAAATAAACTGTGATTTAGCTGGCTTTCTATATAAGAAGTATGCCTTTGAAGGCAAAGCAACACATGCAGGTTTTGATCCATTTTCTTCTAAAAATGCTTATAATATGTCAACGCTTTTTAATACTGCGATTGGATTAAGCCGCCAACAATTAAAAGAATCAGAACATGTGCGAATCAATCCAATCGTTATGGAATCTGATATGTCTACAAATGTCGTTCCAAACCATATCATTGTAGGAACAGATTTACGAACCAAGTCTGTTGCTTATTTAAAAGAAACAGCTAGCAAATTAGATGATGCGGCGAAGGGAAGTGCCTTAGCTTTACAGGGAAATGTAACGATAGATACACAGATGGGTTATTTACCATTTATACAAGATAGGTATTTATCCACATTTGTCGAAGCTGCGTTTCATGAGAACAATGAAATTGACGAGCTGTTGAATGACAATTTCATTAGCGCTGCAGGTGATATAGGAGATCTTTCCTTTATGATGCCATGCATTCAAATTGGCTATAGCGGCTTTACTGGAACTATTCATGGAGATGACTTTATTGATGTTGATCCAACATTTATCTACGAGGTGTTTCCAAGGTTTTTAGTCCAAGTACTTCAACAAATGAACGGAAATATCGATAAAGCAAAGTTATATAAACGTAGCTATACAGCTTATCGTGAATTAATTGATTCCATTGTACAAAATAAAATGAATCTATCATAG
- a CDS encoding long-chain fatty acid--CoA ligase, whose product MIELNLGMTLARNARQIPEKKAVIFGEKSYTYKQLNQKVNQLANGLVASQIKKGEKIAILMKNSDQFVIVFYAIMKVGAIAVPINFRLATAEVRYILEDSDASVLFFDEPYTSLVSQVTENNKNIKLQVCAGNKIEKNQLTMNAISNDNVSEPFVEVLESDVAEILYTSGTTGNPKGALFDHHRILYVAFTSAIMMKMGPEDNLLHVAPLFHSAQLNLFMITGTLLGSTQVIQQDFHPVHVLQAMEQHKITLFFAVPTMYNFLLQVPNYEKYDLSSVKRCGYGAAPMSTALLQQVMKLFRHEQFFNMCGLTEAGPGGVLLLPDEHKTKMGAGGKAMLCTEVRVVNERGEDVAPFETGEFIIKSEMVMKEYYKNPEETRQTLRNGWLYTGDLAIVDEDGYITLVDRKKDMIISGGENIYSTEVEQALYQHPDILEAAVIGLPDEIWGEKVVAIVVGKKGRNLDVEALKLFCCERLASYKVPTEIIVENTIPRNASGKILKYRLREALS is encoded by the coding sequence GTGATAGAGTTGAATTTAGGAATGACGTTAGCGAGAAATGCTCGGCAAATTCCGGAAAAAAAGGCGGTTATTTTTGGAGAGAAGTCCTACACGTATAAGCAGTTGAATCAAAAAGTAAACCAACTCGCCAATGGTTTAGTAGCTAGTCAAATAAAGAAAGGTGAAAAAATTGCTATTTTGATGAAAAATTCGGATCAATTCGTGATCGTTTTTTACGCAATTATGAAAGTAGGCGCTATTGCTGTTCCGATTAATTTTCGTTTAGCAACCGCAGAAGTTCGATATATTTTAGAGGACTCAGATGCGTCAGTGCTGTTTTTTGATGAACCATACACCTCATTGGTCAGCCAAGTAACAGAAAATAATAAAAATATTAAACTACAGGTTTGCGCTGGTAATAAGATAGAGAAGAACCAGTTAACAATGAATGCAATTAGCAATGACAATGTATCAGAACCCTTTGTTGAAGTTTTAGAATCAGACGTTGCAGAAATATTATACACATCTGGCACAACAGGTAACCCAAAAGGCGCATTATTTGACCATCATCGCATTCTTTATGTTGCATTTACCTCCGCAATTATGATGAAAATGGGCCCGGAAGACAACTTACTGCATGTGGCACCGTTATTTCACTCTGCACAGTTAAATTTATTTATGATAACAGGTACTCTATTAGGCTCTACGCAAGTCATTCAACAAGATTTTCACCCCGTCCATGTCTTACAAGCAATGGAGCAACATAAAATAACCCTTTTCTTTGCTGTTCCAACGATGTATAACTTTTTGCTTCAGGTTCCAAATTACGAAAAATATGATCTATCATCTGTTAAACGATGCGGATACGGCGCTGCTCCTATGTCAACAGCTTTATTACAACAAGTGATGAAATTATTTCGGCATGAGCAATTTTTCAATATGTGTGGTTTAACCGAAGCGGGGCCAGGCGGAGTCTTGTTACTGCCAGATGAACATAAAACAAAAATGGGTGCAGGTGGAAAGGCAATGCTTTGCACGGAAGTGAGAGTTGTAAATGAACGCGGGGAAGATGTTGCTCCTTTTGAAACAGGTGAATTTATTATTAAAAGTGAAATGGTAATGAAGGAATACTATAAAAATCCCGAAGAAACAAGACAAACGCTCCGCAATGGCTGGCTCTATACCGGTGATTTAGCTATCGTTGATGAGGATGGTTATATTACGTTAGTCGATCGGAAAAAAGATATGATCATATCTGGTGGTGAAAATATTTATTCTACGGAGGTAGAACAAGCTCTTTATCAGCATCCCGATATTTTAGAAGCAGCAGTGATTGGACTGCCAGATGAAATCTGGGGTGAAAAAGTAGTTGCAATTGTTGTGGGAAAAAAAGGGAGAAATCTAGATGTGGAAGCGCTAAAATTATTTTGTTGCGAGCGTCTTGCAAGCTATAAAGTACCAACAGAAATTATTGTTGAAAATACTATTCCTAGAAATGCATCTGGGAAAATTTTGAAATATCGGCTCAGAGAAGCATTGTCCTAA
- a CDS encoding long-chain fatty acid--CoA ligase gives MMNSPLLITSLIERSESYFPKKEIVSRSANRIHRLTYQEIGERVRALAHALERLGIQKGDRVGTFAWNHHRHLEAYFSIPSIGAILHTINIRLSAEHLAYIINHAEDKIILVDEELLPAIENIADQLRTVQTIIVMSDEIDVPSSKLQTLLNYEQLMEGADTTFPFVKDMGEEDAAGLCYTSGTTGKPKGVIYSHRGLVLHAMALSLADTSAVSESDVSMPVVPMFHANAWGMPHAATWTGAKQVLPGPFPTPAILAALMETENVTISAGVPTIWLGLLKELEQKKYQLDSLRGILCGGAAAPKGMIQAFESKYGIPFFHAYGMTETTPLALFSRLKSYQKQLPEAERLEVKSKQGMAVPGVEIKAVNENGNIKNDGEEMGELLIRGPWIADSYYKDERSEGSFRDGWLYTGDVVTIDEEGFVKIVDRTKDLIKSGGEWISSVDLENALMAHEAVYEAAVVSVPHVKWQERPVACVVLKEEYKAIVKQEDICKFLQPQFAKWWLPDTILFMDELPKTSVGKFLKTALREEVKKQLATKGNEGK, from the coding sequence ATGATGAATAGCCCATTATTAATAACGTCTTTAATAGAACGGTCGGAAAGTTACTTCCCCAAAAAGGAAATCGTGTCGCGGTCAGCAAATCGTATTCATCGTTTAACATATCAAGAGATTGGTGAAAGAGTGCGAGCTTTAGCTCATGCATTAGAAAGATTAGGGATACAGAAAGGAGATCGTGTTGGAACCTTTGCTTGGAATCACCATCGGCATTTGGAAGCTTATTTTTCTATTCCGTCTATCGGTGCGATTCTGCACACGATTAATATTCGCTTATCAGCGGAGCATCTTGCATACATTATCAATCATGCCGAAGATAAAATAATTCTCGTCGATGAAGAACTGCTACCCGCCATTGAAAATATAGCGGATCAGCTTCGTACTGTACAAACAATTATTGTTATGTCAGATGAAATAGATGTCCCTTCGTCCAAGCTACAGACTCTGTTAAATTATGAACAGCTTATGGAAGGGGCTGATACCACGTTTCCGTTCGTTAAGGATATGGGCGAAGAAGACGCAGCTGGGTTATGCTATACATCAGGGACAACAGGTAAGCCTAAGGGAGTTATCTATTCTCATCGAGGACTTGTTCTGCATGCCATGGCTTTAAGTTTAGCTGACACTTCTGCTGTGTCTGAATCTGATGTTTCGATGCCAGTTGTGCCTATGTTTCATGCCAATGCTTGGGGGATGCCGCACGCTGCGACTTGGACTGGAGCGAAACAAGTGCTGCCTGGTCCATTTCCAACACCGGCTATTTTAGCGGCATTAATGGAAACAGAAAATGTGACCATCTCAGCAGGTGTACCGACTATTTGGCTGGGTTTATTAAAAGAATTAGAGCAAAAAAAATATCAGCTCGATAGTTTGCGAGGAATACTATGTGGCGGCGCTGCAGCGCCAAAGGGAATGATCCAGGCGTTCGAAAGTAAATATGGCATTCCGTTTTTTCACGCCTACGGAATGACTGAAACAACACCGTTAGCTTTGTTTTCCCGGTTAAAGAGTTACCAAAAACAACTTCCTGAAGCAGAGCGATTAGAGGTGAAATCAAAGCAAGGAATGGCAGTTCCTGGTGTTGAAATTAAAGCAGTAAATGAAAATGGAAACATTAAAAACGATGGGGAGGAAATGGGAGAGCTGTTAATACGAGGTCCTTGGATTGCAGATTCCTACTATAAAGATGAACGAAGTGAAGGATCATTTAGAGATGGATGGTTATACACAGGAGATGTTGTAACTATTGACGAGGAAGGTTTTGTAAAGATTGTGGATCGAACAAAAGATTTAATCAAAAGTGGCGGTGAGTGGATTTCATCTGTCGATTTGGAAAATGCATTAATGGCTCATGAAGCAGTATACGAGGCTGCCGTTGTGTCTGTTCCTCATGTTAAATGGCAAGAACGTCCTGTTGCCTGTGTGGTGCTTAAGGAAGAATATAAAGCGATAGTGAAGCAGGAAGATATATGTAAATTTTTGCAACCGCAATTTGCCAAATGGTGGTTACCGGATACTATTTTATTTATGGATGAGCTGCCAAAAACATCTGTGGGGAAATTTTTAAAAACAGCGTTGCGGGAGGAAGTTAAAAAACAGTTAGCAACAAAAGGGAATGAGGGAAAGTAA
- a CDS encoding thiolase family protein: protein MREAVIIEAVRTPVGRKNGMLSAMRAEDLAALPLQELIKRTGISPALVEDVIYGCVSQVGEQAFDIARQAALIADFPVEVPGTTIDRQCGSSQQAVHFASQAIISGDMDVVIAGGVEHMTRVPMGSNMKGVTVNENLAAKYEMINQGISAERIADKWGFSRQQLDEFSLASHEKAIAAMQSGYFTVETMALEVSHSDGSQMLFSQDEGPREQTSLDKLKELKAAFQEGGKITAGNSSQISDGAAAILLMSRAKADELGLKPRFRVIARTVVGSDPTLMLTGPIPATEKVLRTARLSISDIDVFEVNEAFASVPLAWLQETGADPDRLNPNGGAIALGHPLGASGARLMTTMLYELERTGGRYGLQTMCEGHGMANATIIERLP from the coding sequence TTGCGTGAAGCGGTAATTATAGAAGCGGTAAGAACACCGGTAGGAAGAAAAAATGGAATGTTGTCAGCTATGCGTGCAGAAGATTTAGCTGCATTACCTTTGCAAGAATTAATTAAACGAACAGGTATCTCTCCTGCACTTGTAGAAGATGTGATCTATGGATGTGTTTCCCAAGTGGGGGAACAAGCCTTTGATATTGCTAGGCAAGCTGCATTAATTGCTGATTTTCCTGTAGAGGTTCCTGGGACAACGATCGATCGTCAATGTGGATCGAGTCAGCAGGCGGTACATTTCGCCTCGCAAGCAATTATTAGCGGAGATATGGATGTGGTGATAGCTGGTGGCGTTGAGCATATGACTCGTGTACCGATGGGCTCAAATATGAAAGGGGTTACGGTTAATGAAAATTTAGCAGCTAAATATGAGATGATTAATCAAGGTATATCAGCAGAGCGAATTGCAGATAAGTGGGGATTCAGTCGTCAGCAGTTGGATGAGTTTTCGCTTGCAAGTCATGAAAAAGCAATTGCAGCGATGCAATCAGGCTATTTTACAGTGGAAACCATGGCATTAGAAGTGAGTCATTCAGATGGTTCGCAGATGCTGTTCAGTCAGGATGAAGGTCCTAGAGAACAAACGAGTTTGGATAAATTGAAAGAGTTAAAGGCTGCGTTTCAAGAAGGAGGGAAAATTACTGCAGGAAATTCCAGTCAAATAAGTGACGGCGCAGCAGCGATTTTATTAATGTCACGTGCCAAGGCAGATGAATTGGGTTTGAAGCCGAGGTTCCGAGTAATAGCCCGTACAGTGGTTGGCTCTGACCCGACACTGATGTTGACAGGTCCAATACCAGCTACTGAGAAAGTATTACGTACCGCTCGATTATCCATTTCCGATATCGATGTTTTTGAAGTGAATGAAGCGTTTGCTTCTGTCCCCTTAGCTTGGCTGCAAGAAACAGGAGCAGACCCTGACCGACTAAATCCAAATGGTGGAGCAATTGCTCTTGGGCATCCGCTTGGAGCTAGTGGCGCGCGTTTAATGACTACGATGCTGTACGAACTAGAGCGAACGGGCGGACGTTATGGATTGCAAACGATGTGTGAAGGACATGGAATGGCAAATGCCACAATTATTGAACGGTTGCCGTAA
- a CDS encoding 3-hydroxyacyl-CoA dehydrogenase, with protein MEIANGAAVVTGGASGLGEATVRQIVAEGGKVAIFDVARKNGTALAEELGSQVAFYHVDVTNEASVQTALESTMDQFEQVNILVNCAGIGVAEKTVGKRGVHDLTTFKNVVNVNLIGTFNVLRLTAHKMAENIPNENNERGVILNTASVAAFEGQIGQAAYSASKGGIVGMTLPIARDLSSLGIRVMTIAPGLFATPLFASLPEEAREALGEMTPFPSRLGYPKEYAQLAQSIIENPMLNGETIRLDGAIRMQPK; from the coding sequence ATGGAAATAGCAAATGGGGCAGCGGTTGTTACTGGTGGAGCATCTGGTCTTGGTGAAGCTACAGTAAGACAGATTGTGGCAGAAGGAGGGAAGGTAGCTATTTTTGATGTGGCAAGAAAAAATGGCACTGCATTAGCTGAAGAGCTTGGCAGCCAAGTAGCATTTTATCACGTTGATGTAACCAATGAAGCGAGTGTACAGACTGCTTTAGAAAGCACAATGGATCAATTTGAACAAGTTAATATACTGGTTAATTGTGCAGGAATTGGGGTTGCGGAAAAGACAGTTGGTAAAAGAGGTGTGCATGATTTAACAACGTTTAAAAACGTGGTTAATGTAAATCTCATTGGGACATTTAATGTCCTTCGCCTTACTGCGCATAAAATGGCTGAAAATATACCGAATGAAAATAACGAACGAGGCGTGATTCTTAACACAGCTTCAGTAGCTGCATTTGAGGGGCAAATCGGTCAAGCGGCATACAGTGCTTCTAAAGGAGGAATAGTTGGAATGACACTTCCTATCGCTAGAGACCTATCGTCATTGGGAATTCGTGTTATGACGATTGCCCCCGGATTGTTCGCAACTCCACTATTTGCTTCATTACCGGAAGAGGCGAGGGAAGCATTAGGCGAAATGACACCGTTTCCATCAAGGCTAGGTTACCCGAAAGAGTATGCTCAGCTGGCTCAAAGTATTATTGAGAACCCAATGCTAAATGGAGAAACCATAAGGTTAGATGGTGCGATTCGAATGCAACCGAAATGA
- a CDS encoding TetR/AcrR family transcriptional regulator — protein MSLKERKIAEKKEEIIRMAIHVLSEKGYHGTTMEEIATNLLMTKGTVYYYFKDKQELLYQSQIMLLNRSLQQIQEIKQQQIPVEEKLKKSIIAHIEYILEERSGFELMLKPEQKFSSEQLAVIFKLRDTYGEFFDQMITEGIEANVFHAADVKVVRNIILGAMNWVTQWYAEDGQKSRNELAEDIAVYLQRILIKTGGE, from the coding sequence ATGTCTTTAAAAGAAAGGAAAATAGCGGAAAAAAAAGAAGAAATAATTCGTATGGCTATTCATGTTCTATCTGAAAAAGGGTACCACGGAACTACAATGGAGGAAATTGCTACAAATCTATTAATGACAAAGGGTACGGTATATTACTATTTTAAGGATAAGCAGGAGTTGCTTTACCAGAGTCAAATCATGTTATTAAACCGAAGCCTACAGCAAATACAGGAGATTAAACAACAGCAGATTCCTGTGGAGGAAAAATTGAAAAAGTCGATTATTGCTCATATTGAATACATATTGGAAGAGCGATCAGGGTTCGAACTGATGCTAAAACCTGAACAAAAATTTTCTTCAGAACAATTAGCAGTTATTTTTAAGCTAAGAGATACGTATGGGGAATTTTTTGATCAAATGATTACAGAAGGTATAGAGGCAAATGTCTTTCATGCAGCAGATGTGAAGGTTGTGCGAAATATTATTTTAGGTGCCATGAACTGGGTAACGCAATGGTATGCAGAAGATGGTCAAAAAAGCAGGAATGAACTAGCAGAGGATATCGCTGTATATTTGCAGCGAATTTTAATAAAAACAGGAGGAGAATAA
- a CDS encoding DUF3100 domain-containing protein has protein sequence MNKNLLYLLVFALFIITISEFIGFQAIPIGSFTIGLLPLVFAILLTMFLGLKVFRKGIWKKVYSDNNIHFAGKYLIFIMLPLMARYGADVAPQIREILQIGWVFIIQELGNLGTVFLGLPIALLLGLRREAIGATLGIGREGELAYISEKYTLESKEGRGVLSIYIIGTLFGAIFFSVFAPILLDLGIRVEALAMASGVGSGSMMSAASATLVARIPELESTILAYASASQLLTSFLGTFTMVFLAAPIQAFMYKKLVRGDNK, from the coding sequence ATGAACAAAAATTTGCTTTACTTACTCGTTTTTGCATTATTCATTATTACTATTTCAGAATTTATCGGCTTTCAAGCTATACCAATAGGCTCATTTACTATCGGATTACTTCCTTTAGTTTTTGCCATTTTATTAACCATGTTTTTAGGTCTTAAAGTATTCCGTAAAGGGATTTGGAAAAAAGTATACAGCGATAATAATATTCATTTTGCTGGGAAATATCTCATTTTCATTATGCTGCCGTTAATGGCTAGATACGGTGCCGATGTCGCTCCACAAATTAGAGAAATCCTGCAAATTGGCTGGGTATTTATCATTCAAGAGCTGGGGAATTTAGGAACTGTATTCCTTGGATTGCCAATCGCACTTTTATTAGGCTTACGACGTGAAGCAATTGGTGCTACATTAGGAATCGGCCGTGAAGGAGAGCTTGCGTACATTTCTGAAAAATATACACTTGAATCCAAAGAAGGAAGAGGCGTTCTATCCATTTATATAATTGGGACATTATTTGGAGCTATCTTTTTCAGTGTGTTTGCACCGATCTTACTTGATTTAGGGATACGAGTAGAAGCACTAGCCATGGCATCAGGTGTTGGTTCAGGTAGTATGATGAGTGCTGCTTCTGCAACATTAGTAGCTCGAATTCCGGAGCTGGAAAGCACGATCCTAGCATATGCCTCTGCAAGCCAACTACTAACCAGTTTTCTTGGTACATTCACAATGGTGTTTTTGGCTGCTCCGATTCAAGCATTTATGTATAAGAAACTGGTTCGAGGTGACAACAAATGA
- a CDS encoding CaiB/BaiF CoA transferase family protein: MPLTSIRVLDLTRLLPGPYCSMLLADFGADVIKIEDKEMGDYARRYTPLLDEDSAIFHALNRNKKSVCLNLKLEKDKASFLQMVESADVVLESFRPGVMKKLGVDYEILKTINPRIIYCSITGYGQTGPYAQEAGHDINYLSYAGLLHLMGEQGGKPIIPATQIADIGGGAYPAALGILLSLWERESSGKGQLIDISMMDGVIAWLQATLPNYLATNQLQERGAHQLNGAFACYNVYETQDSRWLAVGALEHKFWQAFCETIGRKELISQQHATLQEQHRMKYVIQTVIQQKTLTEWLELFECVEACVTPVRNFSEVVDDPQVKARNMILSLPHPTLGIVNQIGIPIKLSKTPGRIHSLAPKHGEHTEAFVSKLTSNSTVDDELSKGD; the protein is encoded by the coding sequence TTGCCCCTTACATCAATCCGGGTGCTTGATTTGACCCGTTTGTTACCGGGTCCTTATTGTTCTATGCTGCTTGCGGATTTTGGAGCAGACGTCATTAAAATTGAAGATAAGGAAATGGGAGATTATGCGCGAAGGTATACGCCTTTACTAGATGAAGATAGTGCTATATTTCATGCGTTAAATCGGAATAAAAAGAGCGTTTGTTTGAACTTGAAATTAGAAAAGGACAAGGCAAGCTTTTTACAAATGGTGGAGAGTGCTGATGTTGTACTGGAATCCTTTCGACCTGGCGTTATGAAAAAACTCGGCGTGGACTATGAAATTTTAAAAACTATCAATCCCCGCATTATTTATTGTTCGATTACAGGGTATGGTCAAACTGGACCATATGCGCAAGAGGCAGGACATGATATTAATTACCTTAGCTATGCTGGATTATTGCATCTTATGGGCGAACAGGGTGGGAAACCAATTATACCAGCCACTCAAATTGCGGATATAGGCGGTGGAGCGTATCCCGCAGCTTTAGGCATCTTGCTTTCCTTATGGGAAAGAGAGTCTTCTGGGAAAGGACAATTAATCGATATTTCCATGATGGACGGTGTTATTGCTTGGCTGCAAGCAACCTTACCGAATTATTTAGCTACAAACCAATTACAAGAGCGAGGTGCCCACCAATTGAACGGGGCGTTTGCTTGCTATAACGTATATGAAACTCAAGATAGTCGTTGGTTAGCGGTTGGTGCGTTGGAGCATAAATTTTGGCAAGCATTTTGTGAGACAATTGGTAGAAAAGAGCTTATTTCACAACAACATGCCACCTTACAAGAACAACATCGGATGAAATATGTCATTCAGACTGTTATTCAGCAAAAAACATTAACGGAATGGTTGGAATTATTTGAATGCGTAGAAGCTTGTGTCACTCCAGTTCGAAACTTCTCAGAAGTAGTGGATGACCCGCAAGTAAAAGCTCGGAATATGATTCTCTCTCTTCCCCATCCAACTTTAGGTATAGTAAACCAAATTGGCATACCAATTAAGCTTTCTAAAACTCCTGGAAGGATTCACTCTTTGGCTCCCAAGCATGGTGAACATACAGAAGCATTTGTTTCGAAATTGACTTCTAATTCGACAGTAGATGATGAACTATCGAAGGGAGACTAA